The Bombus pascuorum chromosome 12, iyBomPasc1.1, whole genome shotgun sequence genome contains the following window.
gtGAAGAATATTCCCCTTGTAATGCATAAAAGTAGATGTAaaacttgtatttttattgtgaatttaTAGCCGATAACTACGAATGGTGTACGGGTACCGGTGAATTCGGCAGATCCTAATCCAAACGGAATAGAATTTGACAACTTGTATCTTGACATGAATGGTATCATACATCCTTGTACGCATCCAGAAGATAAGTAAGTATTTTTGgtatagtaattattaatttaccaaATGATTAAACAAACATCATATAATATCTTTGTAGGCCAGCGCCAAAAAATGAGGAAGAAATGATGGAAGCCATTTTTGAATGCATCGATCGCTTATTTCGTATTGTGAGACCaagaaaattactttacaTGGCAATTGATGGAGTTGTAAGCGTTTTTTATGAAACTGTTAAAGAATTTGCGTgtgtacaattattatattcatgtTGATCATATGTATAGGCACCCAGAGCAAAAATGAACCAACAGAGATCAAGACGATTTAGAGCTTCGAAAGAAGCAAGCGAAAAGGTTAATGAAATAAAGAGAATACGTTCTGAATTAACTCTCAAAGGGGCGTCCTTGCCCCCGGAAAAACCAAAAGAAGATCATTTCGATAGCAACTGTATTACGCCGGtttgtataacatttttttgatATACCGAATCTCATAtacgaagaataatttttggatataatttaattacaggGTACGCCATTTATGGCAAGATTGTCAAAGTGTTTGCATTATTACATACACGATCGTTTAAATAATGATCCTGGTtggagaaatataaaagtaattttaagcGATGCGAATGTACCAGGTGAAGGAGAACATAAAATAATGGATTTTATACGTAAACAAAGAGGTaagtaaacaattaaatatttaaaatatcattgtattatatggaatattaaatgcaaaatatttttgtttatgtaaCAGCACAACCGGATCATGATCCCAACACGCAACACGTTTTATGTGGAGCCGATGCTGATTTAATTATGTTAGGACTTGCAACACACGAACctaattttactattattcgTGAAGAATTTAAGCCAAATAAGCCGAAACCATGCGATATATGTGGTCAATTAGGACATGAAATGCAAGAGTGTACAGGTGCAGAGGTTAATCAAGGAGACGAAGCAAATGATTTTGGATCCGAATGCCAGTATATATTTGTGCGGTTAAATGTCCTCAGAGAATACTTGGAAAGAGAGTTGCAAATACCTAACCTACCATTTAAATACGATTTCGAGCGAGTTATCGATGATTGGGTATTCATGTGCTTCTTCGTAGGAAACGATTTTCTTCCGCATCTTCCATCTTTGGAGATTAGAGAAGGGGCAATTGATAGACtcgttaatttgtataaaaaagcTGTATATAAAACAGGAGTACGTAATACATGTTAAAGACAAAAATATCTGATCAGCTGTTCGTACGTACAGCAAACAAAGCAAGAAACATTCATTAATAACACTTAATTACAGGGATTTTTGACAGATAGTGGAGATGTAAATTTAGACAGAGTTCAACTTATAATGTCTGAGCTGGGCGATGTCGAAGacgaaattttcaagaaaagaCAACAGAATGAATTAGCCTTCAAGCAACgtgaaaaagatagaaagaaagtATCGCTGGGAGTCGGTAATAATAAACCAAAGTGGATTCCTGCGGGACAATTTGCACCAACTGTATGTTTTAAGTTACACTTAGTAAAGATTTATCTTAATAGCGCCGtttaatagatatatttttattacagcgTATCGGTGAACATGTGAGTCCAGTACAAAACGCACGTTACGAAGCTTATCAGATGCGTGTTCGTGGTCAAAATTATCATACAAGTGCAAAAGGAAGTTCTCGGGAGATGTTAGAAAGTATGATGCGTCCTGAGGTACGTTCTAGAtctctatttttattcgtacatAGTTCGTTCGTAAATATATCGATTGTTTGTAGAATTCAACTAATCAAGCAGTGAAACGTAAAAGAGAGATAGTTGAAGATGACTCGGACGACGATCAAGTACACGATGAAGTTAGATTGTGGGAGGATGGCTTTAAAGATCGTTATTACGAATCGAAATTCGACGTGTCTCCTGATAATTTAGCATTCAGGTAAGATAAGTTATacgatgaaatatattacgtagattctgaattataataaattttatttaattacatacagGAATAACGTAGCGTTGCAGTATGTGCGCGGTTTATGTTgggttttacgatattactaTCAAGGTTGTGCTTCGTGGAAATGGTATTTTCCGTATCATTACGCACCATTCGCTAGCGATTTCATCAATATCGGTGGTCTTTCTACCGAATTTGAGAAAGGCACTACACCAGTAAGTACTTTGAGATCGAATCAATCGTCAAAAAGAATGTAATTTCcttgttttgtatattttagttCCGTCCATTAGAGCAATTGATGGGTGTATTTCCAGCAGCTAGCAGTAAACATATCCCTGCGCCGTGGGCAAAATTAATGATCAATCCAGTAAGTTGAAATTcgttatatgtaaattatacgACATATAATTCCCGATGcttatcaaaattttttatgtaacttGCATTAGAGATCGCCGATTATCGACTTCTATCCGGAAGATTTTAAGATTGATTTAAACGGTAAAAAATTTGCTTGGCAAGGAATAGCTTTACTTCCTTTTGTGGACGAGAAACGATTGTTCAAGGCATTGGAGCCTTATTACGATTGCTTAACAGAGGCAGAAAGTACGTCTATTTCAGTAAATAATAGGATTTATATATGATTTCtttaaagtattaaataatttaatattgatattaatgtttttagAGGAACGAAACGTTGAAGGAGACAACCGGCTATACGTAGGACTTGGCAATAGtggttataattttataaagggACTTTATACGAATCACGTATTATTCGACGCAGAAACTCAAATATGCATAGACAACATGCGAGGTATGGTCTTATTAGCGGACGATTGCGTCGGAGATGGGGCTACTTTACCTTCACCCATAAACGGTCTACCAGTCaggaataataaagtatattgGTACGTACGAAATACGCTAGatcttaaaatgaaaatacatatttcatcaTAAATCGgaagtagaatttttatcttttttctgttATAGTGCCAGATTCAGAGATCCGAAATATAgcagtaatttcattttccctGCGAGGAAGTTGAAGGGTGTCAGAGAACCACCGAGAGTTTTGAAACCTCAAGACTTTGATCAAATGAATCGTAATACTGGAAACACTTGGAAACCACAAATTGGTTTCACTCCTTCCACGCAAGTAGCTACATTGAACGATGCAGGTCGAAGAATACTTAGGTAGGTTACAATAAGATCTTTACAGTATTTGTAGTATTTAATCGATTTAACATGAACATATAAACacagatatttctttttgtacgTAGACATTACACGAACCACAATGGGGTGCCACCACCATACAGTCCCGTATCGATGCCACAGTCGCCATATCCAGCACATCACGGTGagttacaattttaaatatattaaattaatcgatcgatgttGAGATATCCGTTGATATTCAAAGGACAATtaagaattaagaaataacGTAGAAAGGAACACGAGTCtgatttatattagaaaacaaaGTGGTCACCGCGCGTCAAGTTCTATGCTCAATGTGAGTCACAACCCTTGATCTGTCAAACAATACCGTGCTTATTAGAACCAAATTGAAGCGCACGCGACTCTTTCAGATTACCAACAACACAATTCTTCGTTGAATAAAAACCACGTACGGGTGGTATTCATTGTTTTCCGCACCCTATCAGAAGTCGCGGCGACACCCCATCTCGTACGTATATTCGTGTACGTGTTTCGTGTTCTATGCgtcgatcgattaaaattgTCTCATGAAAGTCTTTTGTTCGTCGATCCGAcgacttttttctttcgtaatgttattttaatcgtAATCAAACAAAGCCATGCATTTATTAGCTAGTACCTCGAGTAAGGACTTGATTCATAAGAACCAATTATAGGAAGCTGACTCGCATAATAATTTCCACCTAATAATTTGGACCTTGCAACTGATTATAATCGAATAATCGCCAGCTGAACGAAAGTTAACGTTCGtcaaaattttttcttcgaagaaatgaaaagcTAAATCCGCAGAACCAATGTCTACTCCTATATCCTTGCTTCGTTGTACTTTGCTTTTTTCCTTCTATATAGATGGCGAGGGAAATCATGTTCTGTCCTCATCATCCTCGATTCACCGTCATCTCTGTGCTGGCTACATCAAACTCGTTAAAGTCACCGAGAACTGCCCCCGAAAATTGGGAACCGATTAGGGCCGTCCCAATTAAGGGTCGGCCACCGACAGTTGTTAACGACCTTTGACTTCGTAGCCACGCAAGATTTTTCCATCTAAAATCTAGCCGACAGACTAGCGAGGCGGCCAGGAGAATTGATTCTCCGTT
Protein-coding sequences here:
- the LOC132912901 gene encoding 5'-3' exoribonuclease 2 homolog, with product MGVPAFFRWLSRKYPSIIVECIEQKPITTNGVRVPVNSADPNPNGIEFDNLYLDMNGIIHPCTHPEDKPAPKNEEEMMEAIFECIDRLFRIVRPRKLLYMAIDGVAPRAKMNQQRSRRFRASKEASEKVNEIKRIRSELTLKGASLPPEKPKEDHFDSNCITPGTPFMARLSKCLHYYIHDRLNNDPGWRNIKVILSDANVPGEGEHKIMDFIRKQRAQPDHDPNTQHVLCGADADLIMLGLATHEPNFTIIREEFKPNKPKPCDICGQLGHEMQECTGAEVNQGDEANDFGSECQYIFVRLNVLREYLERELQIPNLPFKYDFERVIDDWVFMCFFVGNDFLPHLPSLEIREGAIDRLVNLYKKAVYKTGGFLTDSGDVNLDRVQLIMSELGDVEDEIFKKRQQNELAFKQREKDRKKVSLGVGNNKPKWIPAGQFAPTRIGEHVSPVQNARYEAYQMRVRGQNYHTSAKGSSREMLESMMRPENSTNQAVKRKREIVEDDSDDDQVHDEVRLWEDGFKDRYYESKFDVSPDNLAFRNNVALQYVRGLCWVLRYYYQGCASWKWYFPYHYAPFASDFINIGGLSTEFEKGTTPFRPLEQLMGVFPAASSKHIPAPWAKLMINPRSPIIDFYPEDFKIDLNGKKFAWQGIALLPFVDEKRLFKALEPYYDCLTEAEKERNVEGDNRLYVGLGNSGYNFIKGLYTNHVLFDAETQICIDNMRGMVLLADDCVGDGATLPSPINGLPVRNNKVYCARFRDPKYSSNFIFPARKLKGVREPPRVLKPQDFDQMNRNTGNTWKPQIGFTPSTQVATLNDAGRRILRHYTNHNGVPPPYSPVSMPQSPYPAHHGYRSTNYQGRYESAGSSQFGMTPGPWARGYGMPHNYQQYSEYQQRNNYSAQQYGRNNYHNPQYNSYGSHQRNYSSNYQGNSGGSGANRGGGWGRSM